CCGGCTGGTGCGGGTGTTGTCCGGACCGAGCCGGATGCTCACGTGGGCCACGCGGCTGATCCTGACCGGGCTCGGCCTGCGGGATGCGCCCATCGCCCCCGTCGTCTCCGAGGAGGAGGTGAAGTACCTCGTGCGCGAGGGCACGGTGCAGGGCGTGTTCGAGCCGGGCGAGCGCGATCTGGTCAATCGCGTCTTCCAGTTCACCGACACCCCGGTGCGCCTGGTGATGGTGCCGCGGCCCAACATCCTCGGCCTGGACGTCGCGACACCGTCGGACCAGATCCTCAAGCGCGCGGCCGAGATGGGGCATACCCGCCTGCCGGTCTTCCGCGGCTCCATCGAGGGCACGATCGGGGTGGTCGTGATCAAGGACCTGTTCCGCTGCGCGGCGCTGGGCGAGCCGGTGATCCTCGACCGGCTCATGCACCCGCCGCTGTTCGTGCCCGAGAGCGCGCCGGTCAGCGAGGTGCTCCGTCAGTTCCAGCGCCACCGGCTGCAGCTCGGTCTGGTGGTGGACGAGTACGGGCAGGTGGGCGGGCTCGTGACCACCGAGGACCTGCTCGAGGAGATCGTGGGCGAGATCCGGGACGAGCGCGAGAGTCCCCGCCTGTCGTCGGTGTCCCGGCTGCCCGACGGCTCGCTCATGATCGACGGGACCGCGGCGATCCGGGACCTGCGGGAGCAGGTGGGCCTGCCCCTCGAAGAGTCGACCGACTACCAGACGATCGCGGGGTTCCTCCTGCAGCGTCTGGGGGTGGTGCCGCGGCCCGGGACGACGACGGAGGCCGGCGGCCATCGCTGGACGATCGTGGAGATGGACGGCCCGCGGATCATGAAGGTGAGAGCCGAGGCGGTGAAGCCGCCGAGCCCATGAGCGTGTCCCTGATCGATACCCACGCCCACCTGCACTTTCCCGAGCTGCTCGCCGACCTCGACGGCGTGCTCGAGCGGGCGCGTGCCGCCGGCGTCACTGCGATGGTCACCATCGGCACCGACCGCGAGACGAATCCGGCCGCGGTGGCGCTGGCCGAGCGTCTGGGCTCCATCTACGCCACGGTCGGCATCCATCCGCACGACGCGGCCGAGGCCACCGAGGCCGACTTCGAGGCGATGGAGCGGCTGGCGCGCGAGTCGACCAAGGTCGTGGCGCTCGGGGAGATGGGCCTCGATTTCTTCCGCAATCTCTCGCCCCGCGACGTGCAGGAGACCGTGTGGCGGCGTCAGCTCGGCATGGCGCGCCGCCTCGGCAAGCCGGTGGTCATCCACTGCCGCGACGCGCATCCGGAAGCGCTCGCGATCCTCGCCGACGAGCGCGTGGGCGAGGTGGGCGGGGTCATGCACTGCTTCTCGGCCGACGTGGAGGTCGCCGGCCGCTGTCTCGACCTGGGCCTGCACATCTCGCTGGCCGGCCCGGTGACCTACAAGAACGCGAGAGCCCTGCCCGACGTCGCCCGCTTCGTGCCGGCCGACCGGCTGGTGCTGGAGACCGACTGCCCGTTCCTGCCGCCGCATCCCCATCGCGGCCAGCGCAACGAGCCCGCGTGGGTGGCCATCACCGCCGCGCGGGTCGCCGAGCTGCGCGGGGTCACGCTCGACGCTCTCGGCGAGACCACCAGCGGCAACGCCCGCCGCCTCTTCCGCCTCTGACGATTCACCCTCTCCCCCAGGGTCCGGCGAACGATTCCCCCTCTCCCCTCAGGGGAGAGGGCAGGGTGAGGGGTGGCGGGGCTGAGGGCGGGCTAAGCCTCTACGCCCGCCGCTTCAGCACCGCGCGCGCCCGCGGCAGATCCGCGGCCGCCACCAGCAGCACCACCTCGGCCTGATGCCCCACGCTGAAGGGATACACCGACGGGGCCAGGCGGCTCTGCAGCACCACGTGGATTCCTTCGCTCTCGAGCAGGCCGCGGACCACGAGAGCTTCGGCCTGGTCGCGGCAGCGCCGCGCCTCCACCAGGCCCGCGGTGGGCGCGGTCTTCGGCGGCGGCGTGGGGAAGCGGATGATCTTGGCGCGGCGCGCGGTCATGGCGCTCATG
This genomic stretch from Candidatus Methylomirabilota bacterium harbors:
- a CDS encoding DUF2007 domain-containing protein, producing MTARRAKIIRFPTPPPKTAPTAGLVEARRCRDQAEALVVRGLLESEGIHVVLQSRLAPSVYPFSVGHQAEVVLLVAAADLPRARAVLKRRA
- a CDS encoding hemolysin family protein — its product is MDSIWIEIVLIGVSILANAFFAGSEIALVSARPSRLSQLKSEGVAGAAEAAELKRDPDRFLATIQVAITVVGTLASAVGGAAAVEALTPRLQGSGLPGAESWGGPVSLGIVVLLISFVSLVIGELTPKALALRNPERWAAMVAVPIGRLVRVLSGPSRMLTWATRLILTGLGLRDAPIAPVVSEEEVKYLVREGTVQGVFEPGERDLVNRVFQFTDTPVRLVMVPRPNILGLDVATPSDQILKRAAEMGHTRLPVFRGSIEGTIGVVVIKDLFRCAALGEPVILDRLMHPPLFVPESAPVSEVLRQFQRHRLQLGLVVDEYGQVGGLVTTEDLLEEIVGEIRDERESPRLSSVSRLPDGSLMIDGTAAIRDLREQVGLPLEESTDYQTIAGFLLQRLGVVPRPGTTTEAGGHRWTIVEMDGPRIMKVRAEAVKPPSP
- a CDS encoding TatD family hydrolase is translated as MSVSLIDTHAHLHFPELLADLDGVLERARAAGVTAMVTIGTDRETNPAAVALAERLGSIYATVGIHPHDAAEATEADFEAMERLARESTKVVALGEMGLDFFRNLSPRDVQETVWRRQLGMARRLGKPVVIHCRDAHPEALAILADERVGEVGGVMHCFSADVEVAGRCLDLGLHISLAGPVTYKNARALPDVARFVPADRLVLETDCPFLPPHPHRGQRNEPAWVAITAARVAELRGVTLDALGETTSGNARRLFRL